A window of Zingiber officinale cultivar Zhangliang chromosome 5A, Zo_v1.1, whole genome shotgun sequence contains these coding sequences:
- the LOC121983104 gene encoding probable transcriptional regulator RABBIT EARS, with the protein MHAMRSYMEQARYWMWTATELSPDPTRLVLGRRLPSPSWEEKAFAADAAEAHSGGCVWPPRSYSCSFCRREFRSAQALGGHMNVHRRDRARLRSSRAEAPPEDEAIRERFLLSSSAAAAATNPNPNSEPPRVQTLGEGELGCDSEEFGRKRWREEEEDGIMITDDNNKKRILTHIPKNSIDFLVSIASRSSDGGDLQKQIGEYVPVEELDLELKLGSDAPNQVRK; encoded by the coding sequence ATGCATGCGATGCGATCGTATATGGAGCAAGCGAGATACTGGATGTGGACTGCCACCGAGCTGAGCCCGGACCCGACGAGGCTTGTTCTCGGTCGCCGACTGCCGTCGCCGTCCTGGGAGGAGAAGGCCTTCGCGGCGGACGCCGCCGAGGCCCACTCGGGGGGCTGCGTGTGGCCGCCCAGGTCTTACTCCTGCAGCTTCTGCCGCCGAGAGTTCCGGTCAGCGCAGGCGCTCGGCGGCCACATGAACGTGCACCGGAGAGACAGGGCGAGGCTTAGGTCGTCCAGAGCCGAAGCGCCGCCGGAAGACGAGGCCATACGGGAACGCTTCTTGCTGAGCAgctctgctgctgctgctgctactAACCCTAACCCTAATTCTGAACCTCCTCGAGTTCAAACTCTCGGAGAAGGAGAATTAGGGTGCGATTCCGAGGAATTTGGTAGAAAGAGatggagagaggaagaagaagatgggatCATGATTACAGACGACAACAACAAGAAGAGAATACTGACTCATATACCAAAAAATTCTATCGATTTCTTAGTATCAATTGCCTCTCGTAGTAGTGATGGTGGCGACCTACAGAAGCAAATTGGGGAGTATGTGCCTGTTGAAGAGTTGGATCTCGAGCTTAAGCTTGGATCAGATGCCCCAAATCAAGTCCGTAAGTAG